TCGTAGTTAATCTCAAGCGGCTTAGGAAGCAAGTCTTGTTCAGGCGCATTAAAAATACTGCCATCTTGTGCAATGCCTGAAATTTTCGAAAGTGCGATTTTACCTTGCATTAACATTTCTTGTGAGAACTCCAAATCTATAATTCCATATAGATTGCTATAGATATGAATTGTTTTTAAGTCTATATTTCTATTTAAAAATCTTTCTTGCTGCTCAAAATGAGTTTGTCCTATATTTAAGCCATCAAACCAAGCAACTTTTAATTTATCTGCCATATTAAGTCCTATTTACTTTTCTTGATGCCTTCTTTGCTGATTTCAAATTTTAAAATTTTATTACTACCAAATCCACTAGCCTCTTCTGTTTTTACTCCTATTTTTGTGGTTTTTTTTGTATGATTTGCAAAAAGAGCTAAAACCCCTATATAAGGAACTTCTTCATCATTAACTTTTACAGCTATTACTTTATCTTTTGGGGCAATTTGTAATTTAATAGAATCTATTTTATCTTTACCTAAAACCCCATCTTCTCTGGTTGCTAAATCTAAATCACTTGCTTCTTCAAATTTCTTTATGTCTTTTAATTGATAAACAATTACAGTAATGGGTACATCATCAAATCTATTATTGAGATTGGAATTTTCTAAATTATTAATTTGAACACTTACATTGCTAGAACATGCACTTAAGAATAATGACAATAGTATAAAAATAAAAAATTTTACATTAAACATAAAATATCCTTTATAGAGTATAAAATATTTTTTTATAAAATTAACATAATAATTTTTAAAATTCAATTATAATATTTTTTAAAGGAAAGAATAATGCTTTTTAGTAGTGATTTAAAAAATGATTTAGCTAAATTAGAAGAATTTCATTTGCTTGAAGATGAAATGTCAAAATACAAAACCTTAAATCATGAAAATATTAATTGGGATAAAGTTTATGAGTATTCAGAAATAATATTAAAAAATCATTCGCTTAATTTAAAAATTTGCAATTATCTTCTCTTATCTTGTTTTTATTCTAATAAAGAAAAATATTTCCATCAGCTTTTATTGCTTTTAAAACATTTAGAGCAATTGCTTAATCAAGATAATGATTTTTTACATACTCAAAAGAAAAAAATTAAAAATCTTATTGATAATTTCTTAAATGAATACAACAAAACACAACCTTCTTTAGCTTTTGATATTACAAAAGATTTTAATGAAATTTTTGCTAAATTAGAACAAATTTTACATTGTCAGTTTTTAAAACTTAAACTCAGTGATAAAACTCCTGTGATTTTAGAGCCAGTAAAACAAGAATTAAAAACACAAAATCAAAGCACACATTCTTTAAATGAAAGAGAATATAAAGCCTTTTATCAAAACTTAGCTTTTGAACTTTTAGATGAAGATGAAAATAATCTCAATGCCTATGCAATTTTTACGCAAGCCATGTGGGGAAAAATTAAAAATTTACCTCAAAACAGCAATAATATTACAAGATTAAGATATCCTGATCTTAATTTAATTC
This genomic interval from Campylobacter sp. CCS1377 contains the following:
- the tssJ gene encoding type VI secretion system lipoprotein TssJ, whose product is MFNVKFFIFILLSLFLSACSSNVSVQINNLENSNLNNRFDDVPITVIVYQLKDIKKFEEASDLDLATREDGVLGKDKIDSIKLQIAPKDKVIAVKVNDEEVPYIGVLALFANHTKKTTKIGVKTEEASGFGSNKILKFEISKEGIKKSK
- a CDS encoding type VI secretion system domain-containing protein, with protein sequence MLFSSDLKNDLAKLEEFHLLEDEMSKYKTLNHENINWDKVYEYSEIILKNHSLNLKICNYLLLSCFYSNKEKYFHQLLLLLKHLEQLLNQDNDFLHTQKKKIKNLIDNFLNEYNKTQPSLAFDITKDFNEIFAKLEQILHCQFLKLKLSDKTPVILEPVKQELKTQNQSTHSLNEREYKAFYQNLAFELLDEDENNLNAYAIFTQAMWGKIKNLPQNSNNITRLRYPDLNLILALQEEKENKKEHIKYFMSNLILNPFWLEGMKLFCEFLDKNKKTAASKILISLTHDFINKFEGINKLCFETGQMLCKEEIINYFTRLNIKEKKPIWQDNQIQKVQKDLEQILIDIDNANINNSLMNNIHSLLEIAKVFENKGMKKNAKIFYLYLVELMEKTLLKDYLLEEYENAKEKVK